GAAATGGATTAATTTTTGATCTTTAAAATGACTGTATTTTAACCTTAACAAAACAACATTTAATCGCTAACACCATGAAGAAAATCCTCTTGATTGTTTTCGCTTTTGTTTGCATCCAAGGTGCTTATGCCCAGCAAGGAGGCAAATTTAGATTTGGAATGGATTTAGGAATCGCTGCACCTCAAGGAGGGAATGGAATCGGGGCAGTTTTTAATTTAGAACCAAAAGTAAATCTTACCGATAATTTGAATATCGGACTTCGAATGGGTACCGCAGCTTTGGCAAAAAATGTAACGATCAACAATGTGTTTGACGAAGTGGAAGGAGAAGCATCAGGCACAGTCTCTTTTGCTGGTACGTTCGATTACTATTTCAACAAAGGGAATTCTTCAGTAGCTCCATTTATTGGAGGAGGTGTGGGCTATTATACCATGGCAAATGTAGAAGTCAATGCCAACCAGACCAA
Above is a window of Algoriphagus sanaruensis DNA encoding:
- a CDS encoding OmpW family outer membrane protein — protein: MKKILLIVFAFVCIQGAYAQQGGKFRFGMDLGIAAPQGGNGIGAVFNLEPKVNLTDNLNIGLRMGTAALAKNVTINNVFDEVEGEASGTVSFAGTFDYYFNKGNSSVAPFIGGGVGYYTMANVEVNANQTNVNYDDLTPSNAWGGLVRAGIELAKFRMAAEYNIIPDTDLQDAQGNVIGLSNNKYFAFTLGFYVGGGKWRK